The Patescibacteria group bacterium sequence AATAAAAAGAAAGGCCACAATAGCAAGCAAAAAAAAGGCTAATTTGTGCTTTTTAAAAAAACTCATTTTTTGACTTTTATATAATAGTTTTTATTTTTTTTAAAATTAGCCCTGACAATCAACTCCCCCAAAAAACCCATAGACACCAACTGAATACCGACTATTATCAAGAGTATACCCAAAAATAAAAGTGGCCGATTGCCAATCGGACCATGGCCGAGAAACCATAAGGCTGATAGATAAATATTAATAACTAAGCCGGACAATATAGCCAATAAGCCCCAACCACCAAAAAAATGAGCTGGCTTGTATTGATATTTGGTAATCAAAATAACATTTATCGGATCCAGTATATAATTTCTGATTCTCTTTAGCCCAGAGCGTCCGTATTTTGAATCACCGAATTGACGTTCATTATGCTTTACTTTTAACTCACCAACTTTAAATCCCTGCTGATAGGCCAAAGCTGGTAAAAAACGGTGCAAGTCTCCATAAACATCCAAACTTTTTACTACTTCGCTTTTATATATTTTGAATCCACAGTTGAAGTCATGTAATTTTAACCCCGTCATTATACTGACCGTAAAGTTAAAAATCTTAGATGAAATTTTTTTGACCAGAGGATCTTTGCGATCTATCTTCCAACCAGAGACCAAATCATAACCCTTATCAATCTCTGCCAGCAGGCGAGGTATCTCTGTAGGCTCATCCTGAAGGTCGCCGTCCATAGTAATTACCAAATCACCCAAAACCTCTTCAAACCCTACTGCCAAAGCAGCCGACTTACCAAAATTTCTCTTGAGTTGAATTATTTTCAATTTATTGTTCTGGCTTTTTATACTTTCCAATACAACTATACTATCATCTCTTGATCCGTCATCTACAAAAATAATTTCGTAGTCCATATTAGCCAAAACAGCTGACAATTTTTGATACAGTACAAGTATAGACTGCGCTTCATTATATATTGGTATAAGGATTGAAATTTTTCTACTGTGCTTTTCCATATAATTTAAAATTTATTTTTTTGTAACTTGAGTAAAAAACAAATATAGTTTATAAGCGGATGGATAATAATAGATAAGGCTACAGCCGCAATGGCATTTTGCCAGCTTATCTGTATATAAAAAGACATAGTGATGATTGCTCCTGCTATCCAATCTATCTGATCATAAGGAAACCAAAGTGTGCCTGGCATTATATTTTTGCGGCGCTTGATAAAACAACGAAATAAATCTCCCAAAAGAGCCCCCGAAGCAGACAAAATACCCAGAGCCAAAAAATTTAACTTTGTATAATCATAAATATAATAAAATTTATCTGGAGTATAGAACCTGACTTGGAGATAGGCCACCAAAACAGCTGCTATCATGCCAAAAAATAAGCCTCGCCAAGTTTTGTGATTACCAAATATTCTTTTGTTTTTTAGGCTTTTACCAAAATCAACTGGGCAATCCAAAAAATCAATCCATCTAGAAAGACTGGCCATCATATTGGCCGCTCCAGCTGGCAAAAATAGCCAGACTAATGAAAAAAAATATTGCCAAAAATCCGCTAGCATAAGCTTTTTATATACTATAATAATACCTTGTTTTCTCCTATTATTCAATAAATAAGATAAATTTGCTATAATAATAATATAAATAACTAAAATAACTTTTATGGACGCAAAAACACAGGCTAATAATCAAATTTTGACCAGAGATGTTTCTGATCCTAATTCCGTTTCTCCAATAGCCAACCAAACATTCAACACTCCAGCGCCAAGCAATCCTATGACCGCCAATCAAATAGCCAATCAGGGTGAAGCCCTAAATTCATCCAATCCAATCTTAGCTCAAGCTGCTCAGCAAAAAATAAACGACCAAAGTGCAACGCCAGACCAATCTAACACTTCTCCTGGCTATACAGACAAAAAAAGTCAAACCCAAATATTTGGTAAAAGTGAATTGCTTGATGCCAACAAAATACT is a genomic window containing:
- a CDS encoding glycosyltransferase family 2 protein — protein: MEKHSRKISILIPIYNEAQSILVLYQKLSAVLANMDYEIIFVDDGSRDDSIVVLESIKSQNNKLKIIQLKRNFGKSAALAVGFEEVLGDLVITMDGDLQDEPTEIPRLLAEIDKGYDLVSGWKIDRKDPLVKKISSKIFNFTVSIMTGLKLHDFNCGFKIYKSEVVKSLDVYGDLHRFLPALAYQQGFKVGELKVKHNERQFGDSKYGRSGLKRIRNYILDPINVILITKYQYKPAHFFGGWGLLAILSGLVINIYLSALWFLGHGPIGNRPLLFLGILLIIVGIQLVSMGFLGELIVRANFKKNKNYYIKVKK
- a CDS encoding CDP-archaeol synthase, translated to MLADFWQYFFSLVWLFLPAGAANMMASLSRWIDFLDCPVDFGKSLKNKRIFGNHKTWRGLFFGMIAAVLVAYLQVRFYTPDKFYYIYDYTKLNFLALGILSASGALLGDLFRCFIKRRKNIMPGTLWFPYDQIDWIAGAIITMSFYIQISWQNAIAAVALSIIIHPLINYICFLLKLQKNKF